The following are encoded in a window of Alphaproteobacteria bacterium genomic DNA:
- a CDS encoding CHAP domain-containing protein yields the protein MTFSPSITRLALRILLAVGLATAAAAPAAAALQCAPYARAQSGIEIHGNAGTWWDQAAGRYRRGSEPRVGAVLAFQPSRAMPIGHVAVVAEIVDGRHVYLNHANWSGPGRIERRALAEDVSPNGDWSEVRVWYAPQRSLGLRSNRAAGFIYNEAPGDAAPATAPTMAIAAATFAASAGTDVTARLR from the coding sequence ATGACGTTTTCGCCGTCCATCACGCGCTTGGCGCTTCGCATTCTGCTAGCCGTGGGGCTGGCCACCGCTGCCGCGGCTCCCGCCGCCGCGGCGCTGCAATGCGCGCCTTATGCGCGGGCCCAGTCCGGAATCGAGATCCACGGCAATGCCGGTACCTGGTGGGACCAGGCGGCGGGACGCTACCGCCGCGGCTCGGAGCCCCGCGTCGGCGCGGTGCTCGCCTTCCAGCCCTCGCGCGCCATGCCGATCGGGCACGTCGCCGTCGTCGCCGAGATCGTCGACGGGCGTCACGTCTATCTCAACCACGCCAACTGGTCCGGCCCCGGCCGGATCGAGCGCCGGGCGCTGGCCGAGGACGTTTCTCCGAACGGCGACTGGAGCGAGGTCCGCGTCTGGTACGCGCCGCAGCGCTCGCTGGGGCTGCGCTCAAACCGGGCGGCCGGCTTCATCTACAACGAGGCGCCGGGCGATGCCGCTCCCGCCACCGCGCCCACCATGGCAATCGCCGCGGCCACCTTCGCCGCCTCGGCCGGCACCGACGTAACCGCCCGCCTGCGCTAA